The Algoriphagus sanaruensis genome window below encodes:
- a CDS encoding alpha-ketoglutarate-dependent dioxygenase AlkB family protein: MQQDLFLNSQENLLPFQGEVRFYPHFFEDTQADELMRSFQESLAWRQEPIRIFGREIMQPRLTALYGEAGMPYGYSGIQMTPLPWTPELMAVKTKIEEFTQLRFTHVLCNYYRNGQDSMGWHRDNEQVLGQNPSIASVTFGAPRKFQLRHYTQKSIKRDVLLSHGSLLMMQGESQHFWEHQLPKSSKILGPRINLTFRKLIR; the protein is encoded by the coding sequence ATGCAACAGGATTTGTTTTTGAACTCTCAAGAAAACCTTCTTCCATTTCAAGGAGAGGTTAGATTTTATCCACATTTTTTTGAAGACACTCAAGCAGATGAGTTGATGAGGTCGTTTCAGGAGAGCTTGGCTTGGCGTCAAGAACCGATTCGGATTTTTGGGAGAGAAATCATGCAGCCTAGATTGACGGCACTCTATGGAGAAGCTGGAATGCCTTATGGGTATTCAGGGATTCAGATGACCCCATTGCCATGGACTCCGGAATTGATGGCAGTTAAAACCAAAATCGAGGAGTTTACTCAGCTTCGGTTTACCCATGTATTGTGCAATTACTATCGAAATGGCCAAGATAGTATGGGGTGGCATCGGGACAATGAGCAGGTGTTGGGCCAAAATCCATCCATTGCCTCTGTGACATTTGGAGCTCCTAGAAAATTTCAATTACGCCACTATACCCAAAAATCAATCAAACGGGATGTACTTCTTTCTCATGGGAGCTTATTGATGATGCAAGGAGAGAGTCAGCATTTCTGGGAGCATCAACTTCCGAAGTCCTCCAAAATTTTGGGACCTCGGATAAATCTTACGTTTCGAAAATTGA